One Saccharopolyspora erythraea NRRL 2338 genomic region harbors:
- the istB gene encoding IS21-like element helper ATPase IstB → MPGKPTTSSRNVAAEIAYLARALKAPSLAGAVERLAERARAEDWSHEEFLAACLQREVAARESHGGEGRIRTARFPSRKSLEEFDFDHQRSLKRDTITHLGTLDFIAGKENVVFLGPPGTGKTHLSIGLGIRACQAGHRVSFATAAGWVARLAEASHAGRLQQELVKLGRIPLLIIDEVGYIPFEAEAANLFFQLVSARYERASLIVTSNKPFGRWGEVFGDDVVAAAMIDRLVHHAEVISLKGDSYRLKDRQDLGRVPAATNTND, encoded by the coding sequence ATGCCCGGCAAACCCACCACCAGTAGTCGCAACGTGGCTGCCGAGATCGCCTACCTCGCCCGGGCGTTGAAGGCACCGTCGCTGGCCGGGGCGGTCGAGCGGCTGGCCGAACGGGCCCGGGCCGAGGACTGGTCCCACGAGGAGTTCCTGGCCGCCTGCCTGCAACGCGAGGTCGCCGCCCGCGAGTCCCACGGCGGCGAGGGCCGCATCCGCACCGCCCGGTTCCCGAGCAGGAAGTCGCTGGAGGAGTTCGATTTCGATCACCAACGCTCCCTCAAACGCGACACGATCACACATCTCGGAACACTGGACTTCATCGCGGGCAAGGAAAACGTGGTCTTCCTCGGGCCTCCCGGCACCGGCAAGACCCACCTGTCGATCGGACTCGGGATCCGGGCCTGCCAGGCCGGACACCGCGTCTCGTTTGCCACCGCCGCCGGGTGGGTAGCCCGGCTCGCCGAGGCCAGCCACGCCGGACGACTCCAGCAGGAACTGGTCAAACTCGGCCGGATCCCGCTACTGATCATCGACGAGGTCGGCTACATCCCGTTCGAAGCCGAAGCCGCGAACCTGTTCTTCCAGCTGGTCTCCGCCCGCTACGAGAGAGCCAGCCTGATCGTCACCAGCAACAAACCCTTCGGCCGCTGGGGCGAGGTCTTCGGCGACGACGTCGTCGCCGCCGCCATGATCGACCGCCTCGTCCACCACGCCGAAGTCATCTCACTGAAAGGAGACAGCTACCGCCTCAAAGACCGCCAAGACCTCGGCCGCGTGCCCGCGGCCACCAACACCAACGACTAA
- the csb2 gene encoding type I-G CRISPR-associated protein Csb2, translating into MVARPGTRGTNCWNSPAGGRPRGPITSAFTRTSCPLSRRKPRTCGRGHDTGGCEFASITTTGGPHSSSRGTKSRDHPGSRRSPWTRRTSPRSRTGAVTVPSNSTDLPRERKTFSTVTTCSNSCHCARPPHCSSVTTRPAEHRKNPMTNTFSDHAGDSDVAVDSSLAERMVVFGFPSGIRVEAKRSGVVTAMLRKAIMSRMPEPLPPEVSGHNADELTHVAYLAVPDAGGVGARGDITSVAVWTPRGTPNLVSQISAALTTGKPLHLDLPGVRLRLRPQDAEPVTAGLSGPSRSWTTVTPMVLDRYPGKGREAAEIARTCIRSGLPSPIEVTTSRNPFVHGAADLGRSQLPRRDNRPYTHAKITFAEPATGPVLLGSQRYLGMGLFLPTHS; encoded by the coding sequence CTGGTCGCAAGACCCGGAACACGTGGCACGAACTGCTGGAACTCGCCGGCGGGTGGACGGCCTCGTGGGCCGATCACCTCGGCTTTCACCAGGACAAGCTGCCCGCTGAGCCGCCGAAAACCACGCACCTGTGGGCGTGGACACGACACCGGTGGCTGCGAGTTCGCGTCGATCACGACCACTGGTGGGCCGCACTCCTCGTCGAGGGGAACAAAATCGAGGGACCACCCTGGATCGCGCCGGAGCCCGTGGACCCGCCGAACATCACCCCGTTCACGAACTGGGGCAGTCACCGTACCGTCAAACAGTACAGACCTGCCGCGGGAGCGGAAGACGTTCTCAACCGTTACGACATGCTCCAACTCGTGCCACTGCGCCAGACCACCGCACTGTTCATCGGTGACAACACGACCCGCTGAACACAGGAAGAATCCGATGACGAACACGTTCAGCGACCATGCCGGTGACTCGGACGTCGCGGTCGACTCGAGCTTGGCCGAGCGGATGGTGGTGTTCGGATTTCCGAGCGGGATCCGAGTCGAAGCGAAACGATCCGGTGTGGTCACAGCGATGTTGCGCAAGGCCATCATGAGCAGGATGCCGGAGCCGTTGCCGCCGGAGGTATCCGGGCACAACGCCGACGAGCTCACGCACGTGGCGTACCTTGCGGTACCGGATGCGGGAGGCGTGGGCGCGCGGGGCGACATCACGAGCGTCGCGGTATGGACCCCCCGGGGTACTCCCAATCTGGTCTCGCAGATCAGTGCGGCGCTGACAACGGGAAAACCACTTCATCTGGACTTGCCGGGTGTACGGCTGCGACTGCGGCCCCAGGATGCCGAGCCCGTCACGGCTGGGTTGTCGGGTCCGTCCCGAAGCTGGACGACGGTGACGCCGATGGTGCTGGATCGCTACCCGGGTAAGGGCAGGGAAGCGGCGGAGATCGCCCGCACATGCATCCGAAGTGGACTCCCCAGTCCGATCGAAGTGACTACGAGCCGGAACCCGTTCGTCCACGGAGCCGCCGACCTCGGCCGATCGCAACTACCCCGCCGAGACAACCGCCCGTACACCCACGCGAAAATCACGTTTGCCGAGCCAGCAACAGGACCGGTTCTGTTGGGATCACAGAGATATCTTGGAATGGGCCTGTTCCTGCCGACCCATAGCTGA
- a CDS encoding RAMP superfamily CRISPR-associated protein, with translation MTLITARLRFETAGGVGGTEAGAGENGYLQPIRRDPAPKGKAKGKVSLPGTTIAGSLRAHCAAFDAGLGDLFGDTPEQLADKHGKAEAMRRSQKRNDEKPERAMPSAIQVLGTLLHRRGETFSHTRNSSDRKRGAARTHHFHRVEMLETGTEFDVVLRWDNADEELLERFLDVLKQWHPTLGRGVTRGAGRCSLVGWGRVDYDLDSPDGLMAWLNTERRPNPAETPETRSAETYALDVDLSIVDAIHCGTELNSVNGPKHNTLTAFRHGEEFVVPGSTLKGVLRSRAEYICRVLGLLACKDQQCGECRPCLLFGFAGEENARRGRIAVDDAVIEDAQPDFRPHVAIDRFTGGARDQALYEHEVVAAGWFPMRVRWLGTETGAEAAQDARLLHAVVADLDARYVGIGARTTAGFGTVAVRECRSATFEVSELAGVLRDPVIASTEDVNA, from the coding sequence GTGACACTGATCACCGCGAGACTGCGCTTCGAGACGGCTGGCGGTGTCGGAGGGACCGAGGCCGGCGCTGGTGAGAACGGATATCTGCAGCCGATCCGCAGGGACCCGGCCCCGAAAGGCAAAGCGAAGGGCAAGGTGTCGCTGCCGGGGACCACGATCGCCGGGAGTCTTCGGGCGCATTGCGCGGCCTTCGACGCCGGACTGGGCGACCTGTTCGGCGACACCCCGGAACAGCTTGCGGACAAGCACGGAAAAGCAGAGGCGATGCGCCGGAGCCAGAAGCGCAACGACGAGAAACCGGAGCGGGCGATGCCGTCGGCGATCCAGGTTCTCGGCACACTGCTACACCGGCGCGGTGAGACCTTTTCGCACACCCGCAACTCCTCAGACCGCAAGCGCGGTGCAGCCCGCACCCACCACTTCCACCGTGTCGAGATGCTGGAGACGGGCACCGAGTTCGACGTGGTGTTGCGATGGGACAACGCCGACGAGGAGTTGCTAGAGCGGTTCCTCGACGTGCTGAAGCAGTGGCATCCCACGCTGGGCCGAGGGGTGACTCGCGGGGCGGGCCGGTGCTCACTGGTCGGTTGGGGCAGAGTCGATTACGACCTGGACAGCCCGGACGGGCTGATGGCGTGGCTCAACACCGAACGGCGTCCGAACCCGGCAGAAACTCCGGAAACGCGTTCCGCCGAGACGTACGCTTTGGACGTCGATCTGTCCATCGTGGACGCAATACACTGCGGCACGGAACTGAACTCGGTCAATGGCCCGAAGCACAACACCCTGACCGCGTTCCGACACGGCGAGGAGTTTGTGGTTCCCGGCTCGACACTCAAAGGCGTGCTGCGGTCCCGTGCCGAATACATTTGCCGCGTCCTCGGCCTGCTGGCGTGCAAGGACCAGCAATGCGGTGAGTGCCGCCCCTGTCTGCTGTTCGGCTTTGCCGGTGAGGAAAACGCGCGTCGCGGCAGAATTGCCGTGGACGATGCGGTGATCGAAGACGCACAGCCAGACTTCCGTCCCCACGTTGCGATTGACCGTTTCACCGGTGGTGCCCGTGACCAGGCTCTGTATGAGCACGAGGTCGTCGCGGCCGGGTGGTTTCCCATGCGAGTCCGGTGGCTCGGAACGGAGACCGGAGCAGAGGCGGCGCAGGACGCCCGGCTGCTGCACGCGGTCGTGGCGGACCTGGACGCGAGATATGTGGGGATCGGCGCTCGAACTACCGCGGGATTCGGCACCGTCGCGGTACGGGAGTGCCGTTCTGCGACATTCGAGGTGTCCGAGCTGGCCGGTGTACTGCGCGATCCGGTGATCGCCTCGACCGAGGACGTGAACGCATGA
- a CDS encoding type III-B CRISPR module-associated Cmr3 family protein: MKDLARITVTLLEPMAAGKRLRADFLQDTYDHVPGTVVRGALAGRWINERGVEVTTTEEFLDVFEGDGAFGPLHNENSLPAPLSVKVHKYAAKDDCPRLWWDRAASDGEQEHCKCGQALEDSKGESTGSVARQRRTRAALDEDGVVREGQLFTQNSLQRDTRFSGWLHGPAVRALWIVDQPVDTVYLGGRLKHQGAAVVQVDTEVEPEPVEQRGNKLILRLLGPGAFVDKHGFPSVKPDLDELTDVLQVEAQAVENCWTRWCEVEGWHAASGLPKPVERAVQPGSTYVIRLERAADEQARKRLMARGIGLRRREGFGALYSVKQEPLTVQRLVQGSAPLRNPARLRTDVPLLRQRYEQMLRGEVDDTMFQESLTGDGGYEKALRRLLNVVEPTLFYAVLTDLESHR; the protein is encoded by the coding sequence GTGAAGGACTTGGCCAGGATCACCGTGACGCTGCTCGAACCGATGGCGGCGGGCAAGCGCTTGCGGGCCGATTTTTTGCAAGACACCTACGACCACGTGCCCGGCACGGTGGTGCGTGGTGCGTTGGCAGGACGGTGGATCAACGAACGCGGTGTCGAGGTGACCACGACCGAGGAATTCCTCGACGTCTTCGAGGGCGACGGCGCCTTCGGGCCCTTGCACAATGAGAACAGCCTGCCGGCGCCGCTGAGCGTGAAGGTGCACAAGTACGCGGCGAAGGACGACTGTCCTCGTCTGTGGTGGGACCGGGCGGCTTCGGATGGCGAGCAGGAGCACTGCAAGTGCGGGCAGGCACTTGAGGACAGCAAGGGCGAGTCCACCGGATCGGTAGCGCGACAACGCCGCACGCGTGCCGCGCTCGACGAGGATGGTGTCGTGCGTGAGGGCCAGTTGTTCACTCAGAACAGCTTGCAGCGCGACACCAGGTTCAGTGGCTGGCTGCACGGCCCAGCTGTGCGCGCGCTATGGATCGTCGATCAACCTGTGGACACGGTGTATCTGGGCGGTCGGCTCAAGCATCAGGGTGCCGCGGTAGTGCAGGTCGACACCGAGGTCGAGCCGGAACCGGTCGAACAGCGTGGGAACAAACTCATCCTGCGGTTGCTCGGCCCCGGGGCGTTTGTCGACAAGCATGGTTTTCCCAGTGTGAAGCCGGATTTGGACGAGTTAACCGACGTGCTCCAAGTCGAGGCTCAAGCGGTGGAGAACTGCTGGACCCGCTGGTGCGAGGTCGAGGGCTGGCATGCCGCCAGCGGTCTTCCGAAGCCGGTGGAACGCGCCGTGCAGCCAGGCTCGACATATGTGATCCGTCTGGAGCGGGCAGCGGATGAGCAGGCGCGGAAGCGGTTGATGGCGCGCGGCATCGGTCTGCGGAGACGGGAGGGTTTCGGGGCGCTGTACTCGGTGAAGCAGGAGCCGTTGACCGTCCAGCGCCTTGTGCAGGGCTCGGCGCCACTGCGGAACCCGGCCAGACTCCGCACGGATGTCCCGCTGCTGCGGCAACGGTATGAGCAGATGCTGCGGGGCGAGGTCGACGACACGATGTTCCAGGAAAGCCTCACCGGTGACGGCGGTTACGAAAAGGCGCTTCGACGCCTGTTGAACGTCGTCGAGCCCACGCTGTTCTACGCTGTACTCACCGATCTGGAGTCACACAGGTGA
- a CDS encoding RAMP superfamily CRISPR-associated protein gives MTRLDFTITFHTPFRVARGQGGGGSHDTIDERDQLPATSMAGVVRATAKKLLGSQNPVIDEVFGSDGNPSPWRWSPVRPDGDWHGAQPAARVRIDQHSRTAQGHMLILADHTGADQGRFSITKFRYVPRERLAVHQAVLKVAAQATCSLGAWRRRGSGWVGIRCAEEINEETVRIFLGLKR, from the coding sequence ATGACCAGGCTTGATTTCACGATCACCTTCCACACTCCGTTTCGGGTGGCGCGCGGGCAGGGCGGCGGCGGATCGCACGACACGATCGACGAGCGTGATCAGTTGCCCGCGACGAGCATGGCCGGGGTCGTGCGGGCGACGGCGAAGAAGCTGCTGGGGTCACAGAATCCGGTGATCGACGAGGTCTTCGGTTCGGACGGAAATCCGTCGCCGTGGCGGTGGTCGCCGGTCCGGCCCGACGGCGACTGGCACGGTGCCCAGCCCGCGGCGCGGGTGCGGATCGATCAGCACAGCCGGACCGCGCAGGGGCACATGCTGATACTGGCCGATCACACTGGCGCGGATCAGGGCCGGTTCAGCATCACGAAGTTCCGCTACGTCCCTCGGGAACGTCTCGCGGTGCACCAGGCGGTGCTCAAGGTAGCCGCGCAGGCCACGTGTTCGCTGGGGGCGTGGCGACGTAGAGGATCGGGCTGGGTCGGCATCCGCTGCGCCGAGGAGATCAACGAGGAGACCGTGCGCATTTTCCTGGGGTTGAAACGGTGA
- a CDS encoding Cas10/Cmr2 second palm domain-containing protein yields MSDYMDIGVVRIQSWLTRTPKLRGRRGGSTLITQATDHDAIREVLSGFGETVEVHSEGGRIDGVVPLKLHDEAQAAAAEKAVVRHIRSRMPGVSLSVKRYSGDTYAVARSVGARQEHEWPAPAVDWPAGLPCQWCRTLPADPAPGARDEDGLRRCAECLARDAAAGRADGRDVPFAESELLHRLGIAEAKVPDEFKPMAELDRKGNRPDADGQTHLALVYADGNAIGKFITSALRHAPRKKRRSPDFAAAIDGSTWQALVTAVEQIRQEDQELLPVVPHFVGGDDVLVSVPACRAWRFTRALLGAFDEAIKEASGLHTDLPSLSAGVVFHHYTVPLYEVNELAKTALRRAKVHTSGEAASLAWHDTTHDGHDPVARSALTLADLEQKWDALHRLAKLPRSAHARLEAVTRAYGSRSSELLTHAIRVGSDQVIRQFQGSFDLADALGMARWWWHDDQA; encoded by the coding sequence GTGAGCGACTACATGGACATCGGTGTGGTGCGCATTCAGTCCTGGCTCACCCGCACGCCGAAGCTCCGGGGGCGGCGTGGTGGGTCGACGTTGATCACGCAGGCGACCGATCATGATGCGATCCGCGAGGTGCTGAGCGGATTCGGGGAGACGGTCGAGGTCCACTCGGAAGGCGGGCGGATTGATGGTGTGGTCCCGCTGAAACTGCACGACGAAGCCCAGGCGGCGGCCGCAGAGAAGGCGGTCGTGCGGCATATCCGCAGCCGGATGCCGGGTGTCTCGTTGTCGGTCAAGCGCTATTCCGGCGACACCTACGCGGTAGCCCGCTCCGTGGGCGCCCGTCAGGAGCACGAGTGGCCTGCCCCGGCGGTTGACTGGCCCGCCGGACTGCCGTGTCAATGGTGTAGAACGTTGCCCGCCGATCCGGCTCCGGGCGCGCGGGACGAAGACGGGTTGCGGAGGTGCGCGGAATGCCTCGCGCGCGACGCCGCCGCTGGACGCGCCGATGGTCGTGATGTCCCGTTCGCTGAATCCGAGCTGCTGCACCGCCTCGGGATCGCGGAGGCGAAGGTTCCCGATGAGTTCAAGCCGATGGCAGAACTCGATCGCAAGGGCAACCGGCCGGACGCCGACGGCCAGACGCACTTGGCGCTGGTGTATGCCGATGGCAACGCCATCGGGAAGTTCATCACCAGTGCGCTGCGGCACGCGCCGAGGAAGAAGCGGCGTAGCCCGGACTTCGCTGCGGCGATCGATGGATCCACCTGGCAGGCGCTGGTCACGGCGGTGGAACAAATTAGGCAGGAGGATCAGGAGCTGTTGCCGGTCGTGCCGCATTTCGTGGGCGGCGACGACGTGTTGGTGAGCGTTCCCGCGTGTCGCGCATGGCGATTCACCCGCGCTCTGCTCGGTGCGTTCGATGAGGCGATCAAGGAGGCGTCGGGACTGCACACGGACCTGCCGTCGCTGTCGGCGGGTGTCGTCTTCCACCACTACACCGTCCCCTTGTACGAGGTGAACGAGCTGGCGAAGACAGCGCTGCGGCGGGCGAAGGTGCATACCTCCGGGGAGGCGGCCTCGCTGGCCTGGCACGACACGACCCACGATGGGCACGATCCGGTCGCCCGTTCAGCGCTCACTCTCGCCGATCTCGAACAGAAGTGGGACGCGCTGCACCGGCTCGCGAAGCTGCCCAGGTCGGCGCACGCGCGGCTGGAGGCGGTGACCCGCGCCTATGGTTCCCGATCCAGTGAACTTCTCACACACGCGATCCGCGTCGGCTCTGACCAGGTAATTAGACAGTTCCAAGGCTCGTTCGACCTCGCTGACGCACTCGGTATGGCTCGCTGGTGGTGGCACGATGACCAGGCTTGA
- a CDS encoding TIGR03986 family type III CRISPR-associated RAMP protein, with product MSGQFVNPYTFVPLPAVPPERSGPRGHSGEDPELLTGKLSVRIKAVSPLLIRGFNKRKRDDVADGRIPMRPDGTPFIPGSSLKGAVRSLHETLTGSCLRVFDTDFVPSYRESVLPRRQRRMAVVTAPPKDGRPPEIRLCHSGDSRKHRVHQDILRQYKGELVSGQRLNVLSWDKKGSPDKIELSEYGDWVLFLSDSGAREKDKAYRAHIRKLSQDMGVLDDDVWSTFLRVVEETDDRRTAQRERYGDETTADVFFEYAPAKGKAEYLHIGRRYRASPHLVPGQPVWVDVTGLNRISWIGLAMNWRHAKSRTSAGQRATGYEPCAKSTELCPSCRLFGSIDPNERAPEERAVQSAYRGHVRFGDALAQHAVTGEEVTLPPMGAPHPGAGQAYLDNRQVAATAGDPPLREWGSSADGRTPRRLRGRKHYWQAERNGREKAREHHSAEMVTTAHVFPEGTEFRATITFVDIDEAQLGGLLATLSPSTALDAPDLRVHIGGGKPLGFGQCGIEVDLEHSELDRSGSRYGVGGGVRDLEAEADALVESFRSSLNAEVTDLWPLVAKVLNPETVPGDLVWYPPGAEWAKRHSGNPDDVKEFDDGFEFWKRTSGASTSGEAKGVSDSPLVSLPHLTKDASETNQAMDIVVKSGEQDA from the coding sequence TTGTCCGGCCAGTTCGTCAATCCCTACACATTTGTGCCGCTGCCTGCGGTTCCGCCGGAGCGGAGCGGTCCGCGCGGCCATTCGGGTGAAGATCCAGAGTTGTTGACTGGGAAACTGTCGGTGCGGATCAAGGCGGTTTCTCCGCTGCTGATCCGGGGGTTCAACAAGCGCAAGAGAGACGACGTCGCGGACGGTCGGATTCCCATGCGGCCCGACGGCACCCCGTTCATCCCGGGTTCGTCGCTGAAGGGTGCGGTCCGTTCTCTGCACGAGACGCTGACAGGAAGCTGTCTGCGGGTGTTCGACACGGATTTCGTGCCGAGCTACCGGGAGTCCGTGCTGCCTCGGAGGCAGCGTCGGATGGCGGTGGTCACGGCCCCGCCCAAGGATGGCAGGCCGCCCGAGATTCGGCTGTGTCACAGCGGTGACTCGCGGAAGCACCGGGTGCACCAGGACATCCTTCGTCAGTACAAGGGTGAACTGGTCTCTGGGCAGCGGTTGAATGTGCTGAGCTGGGACAAGAAGGGTTCACCGGACAAGATCGAGCTGAGCGAATACGGCGATTGGGTGCTGTTCCTCAGCGACAGCGGCGCCCGCGAGAAGGACAAGGCATACAGGGCCCATATCCGGAAGCTGAGCCAGGACATGGGTGTTCTTGACGACGACGTGTGGTCGACGTTCCTCCGCGTTGTCGAGGAGACCGACGACCGCCGAACAGCGCAGCGCGAGCGGTATGGCGATGAAACGACGGCGGACGTCTTCTTCGAGTACGCGCCGGCGAAGGGCAAAGCCGAGTATCTCCATATCGGCAGGCGGTACCGCGCGAGCCCGCATCTCGTCCCGGGACAGCCGGTGTGGGTCGACGTCACTGGCTTGAACCGGATCAGCTGGATCGGGCTGGCGATGAACTGGCGCCACGCCAAGAGCCGCACGTCAGCGGGTCAGCGCGCCACTGGGTATGAACCGTGTGCGAAGTCGACCGAGTTGTGCCCGAGTTGCCGGTTGTTCGGTTCGATCGACCCGAACGAGCGTGCGCCGGAGGAACGGGCGGTGCAGAGCGCCTATCGGGGGCATGTGCGGTTCGGGGATGCGCTCGCGCAGCACGCGGTCACGGGCGAAGAGGTGACGCTGCCTCCGATGGGTGCGCCGCATCCGGGTGCGGGGCAGGCTTATCTGGACAATCGACAGGTCGCCGCCACGGCGGGTGATCCTCCGCTCCGTGAGTGGGGATCGTCCGCCGACGGGCGCACGCCGCGTAGGTTGCGTGGCCGGAAGCATTACTGGCAGGCCGAACGGAACGGGCGCGAGAAGGCGCGGGAACACCACTCGGCCGAGATGGTCACGACAGCCCACGTCTTTCCGGAAGGCACCGAGTTCCGCGCGACGATCACGTTCGTCGATATCGACGAGGCTCAACTCGGCGGACTCCTTGCCACGCTGAGCCCGTCCACTGCACTCGATGCTCCGGATCTGCGGGTACACATCGGTGGGGGAAAGCCGTTGGGGTTCGGGCAGTGCGGGATTGAGGTCGATCTCGAGCACAGCGAGCTGGACCGATCCGGTTCACGGTACGGCGTCGGCGGTGGTGTTCGAGATCTGGAAGCGGAGGCGGACGCGTTGGTTGAGTCGTTCCGAAGCTCGCTCAACGCGGAGGTCACGGATTTGTGGCCGTTGGTGGCCAAGGTTCTGAATCCGGAGACTGTCCCGGGTGATTTGGTGTGGTACCCGCCGGGGGCGGAGTGGGCCAAGCGGCACAGCGGGAACCCTGATGACGTGAAGGAATTCGACGACGGTTTCGAGTTCTGGAAGCGCACCTCGGGCGCCTCCACCAGTGGGGAAGCGAAGGGCGTCAGCGACAGTCCGCTGGTGTCGTTGCCGCATCTGACGAAAGACGCGTCAGAGACGAACCAGGCGATGGACATCGTGGTGAAGTCTGGGGAGCAGGACGCGTGA
- a CDS encoding transposase, with translation MRQTEITDALVELLISLVHKVNVQAERRVERELTEDLRRVRGKEGILFRMAEAALDKPDESVRAALYPVVGEKTLQ, from the coding sequence GTGCGGCAAACCGAGATCACCGATGCGTTGGTGGAGCTGCTGATCAGCCTGGTGCACAAGGTCAACGTCCAGGCAGAGCGGCGGGTCGAGCGCGAGCTGACCGAGGATCTGCGGCGGGTGCGGGGCAAGGAAGGCATCCTGTTCCGGATGGCCGAGGCCGCCCTGGACAAGCCGGACGAGAGCGTGCGCGCCGCGCTGTATCCGGTGGTCGGTGAGAAGACGCTGCAATAG
- a CDS encoding IS3 family transposase has protein sequence MSFIDDHDFSVGLVLRVLDIPASTYYDWRARAAWPSRRHREDAELLERITKIRSSHEFAATYGSPRVWLELRRQGVRCSRKRIERIMRENGLAGAHLRRGWKPRSTRQDLRHSSAPDLVERDFTADAPNRLWVADLTRLLTGEGVLWLASVRDAFSNRIVGWATAARADTELVLTALEYGLWSRDVRSGELVHHSDKGCQYTALRFTRRLADAGVTPSTGSVGDSFDNALAENLWSTIKIELLYWPGTTFATRAEADAAIFRYVDGWYNPRRIQHGLGGLSPDEYEEAHHTQHDQHHVDSIRPTPAGAR, from the coding sequence ATGAGCTTCATCGATGACCATGACTTCTCGGTCGGTCTCGTACTGCGGGTCCTGGACATCCCGGCCTCGACCTACTACGACTGGCGCGCCCGCGCGGCCTGGCCGTCGCGGCGCCACCGTGAGGATGCCGAGTTGCTGGAGCGGATCACCAAGATCCGGTCTTCGCACGAATTCGCCGCCACCTACGGGTCACCGCGGGTGTGGCTGGAGCTGCGCCGCCAAGGGGTGCGGTGCTCCCGCAAGCGCATCGAGCGCATCATGCGGGAGAACGGGCTCGCTGGCGCACACCTACGCCGGGGCTGGAAGCCCCGCTCCACCCGGCAGGACCTCCGCCATTCGTCGGCGCCGGACCTGGTGGAACGTGACTTCACCGCGGATGCGCCCAACCGGCTGTGGGTAGCCGATCTAACCCGGCTGCTCACCGGTGAGGGCGTGTTGTGGCTGGCCTCGGTGCGTGATGCGTTCTCCAACCGCATCGTCGGCTGGGCCACCGCCGCCCGCGCCGACACCGAGCTGGTGCTCACCGCGCTGGAATACGGGCTGTGGTCCCGCGACGTGCGCAGCGGCGAACTTGTCCATCACAGCGACAAAGGCTGTCAATACACCGCGCTCCGGTTCACCCGACGGCTCGCCGACGCCGGCGTCACTCCGTCAACCGGCAGCGTCGGTGACAGCTTCGACAACGCCCTGGCCGAGAACCTGTGGTCCACCATCAAGATCGAGCTGCTGTATTGGCCGGGCACCACATTCGCCACCCGCGCCGAGGCCGACGCGGCGATCTTCCGATATGTGGACGGCTGGTACAACCCACGCCGCATCCAACACGGACTTGGCGGACTGTCACCCGATGAGTACGAGGAGGCCCACCACACCCAACACGATCAACACCATGTCGATAGCATCCGCCCGACCCCAGCCGGAGCCAGATAA
- a CDS encoding transposase: MAAPKKYPDELRERAVRLYRESDPKPAIRRLAEQLNVHPEALRNWIRQDEADRGQRQDRPATDMAEENRRLKRENAELKRVNDVLRAASAYFAGEIDPTRRRS, encoded by the coding sequence GTGGCAGCACCGAAGAAGTACCCGGATGAGCTGCGGGAACGCGCGGTGCGGCTGTATCGGGAGTCGGATCCGAAACCGGCGATCCGGCGGTTGGCCGAGCAGCTGAACGTGCACCCGGAGGCGTTGCGGAACTGGATCCGCCAGGACGAGGCCGACCGCGGCCAGCGGCAGGACCGGCCGGCGACAGACATGGCCGAGGAGAACCGCCGCCTCAAGCGGGAGAACGCCGAGCTCAAGCGGGTCAACGATGTGTTGCGGGCGGCGAGTGCTTATTTTGCGGGCGAGATCGACCCGACCCGGAGGCGGTCATGA